The DNA sequence AGAAGGACGGGATCGGGATGTGGCACAAATACCTCAGCCGGAACAAACGATCGGTCACGCTAGACGTCTCGTCCGAGCGGGGCGGGACGGTCTTCCGGGACCTCGTCTCCGAGGCGGACGTGCTGATCGAGAACTTCCGTCCCGGGACGCTCGAACGCTGGAACCTCGGCTGGGAGACGCTCTCCGAGGAGAATCCGGGGCTCGTCATGCTCCGGATGTCCGGCTACGGACAGACGGGCCCGTACGCGGAGAAACCCGGCTTCGGGACGCTCGCGGAGGCGATGAGCGGCTTCGCCTACGTCAACGGCTTCGAGGATCGCGAACCCCTGCTCCCGCCGACCGGCCTCGCGGACAACATCGCCGCGCTCTACGCGACCTTCTCGGTGATGTTCGCGCTCTATCACCGCGACGTCAACGGCGGCAGCGGCCAGGTCGTCGACGTCAGCCTCATCGAACCGATCTTCAACCTCATCGGGCCGTTCCCGCTTTCCTACGACCAGACGGGAGAGATCGCCCGTCGCTCGGGGAACCGATCGACCTCGTCCGCGCCGCGCAACGTCTACCGGACGAAAGACGATCGCTGGGTCGCGCTGGCCGCGAGTGCCCAGCCCCTGGCGATGCGAACCTTCGACGCGATCGGGCGGCCGGACCTGAAGGACGACCCGCGCTTCGAGGACAACGAGAGCCGCCTCGAGAACGTCGAGGAACTCGACGCGATCATCCAGGACTGGATGGCAGACCACACCCGCGAGGAGATCCTCGAGACCTTCGAGGAGCACGACGCGACGATCGCGCCGGTCTACAACGTCGCCGACATCATGGCGGACGAACACTACCGGGCCCGGGAGGCCGTCGTCACCGTCGAGGACGACGACCTCGGCGAGGCGGCCGTCCAGAACGCGATTCCGAAGTTCAGCGAGACGCCGGGCGACGTCGAGTACCTCGGGCCGGACCTCGGCGAGCACAACGAGGAGGTGCTGGGCGGGGACCTCGCGTACGACGACGAGGTGCTCGCGGAACTCGAGGCCGAGGGGGTGATCTGATGGACCTGCCCGAGTCGGCGACGATCGTCGAGATGCTCCCGCGGGACGGCTTCCAGCGCTATCCCGACTTCGTCCCGACCGACGAGAAGGTCGCCCTGATCGACGCGCTCTCGACGACGGGCGTCGACGAGATCGAGTTTACCTCCTTCACTCATCCGAAGGCGGTGCCGGGGCTGCGCGACGCCGACGAGGTCGCGGCCCGGATCGATCGCCACGACGACGTCTGCTACCGGGCGCTCGTGCCGAATACCGTCGGGATGGAACGCGCGATCGAGGCCGACGTGGACAAGGTCAACGCCCTGGTCGTCATCAGCGACGCCTACCGCCAGAAGAACCAGGGGATGACCCTGGAAGAGAACCTGGCGCAGATCGAGGCGATCGTCGACCTCGCGGACGGCACCGATATCGAGGTCGAGGCCGGCCTCGGGACGAGTTTCTTCTGCCCGTACGAGGGCGAGATCCCGAAGGAGCGGACCCTCTCGGTGGTCGATCGAGTCCTCGAGGCGGGCGTCGACGAGGTGACGCTCGCGACGACGATGGGGATGGCCGATCCGCGACAGGTGACGGCGATGCTCGAGGCCCTGTACGACGACCACCCCGACGCGGACGTCGGCCTGCACCTGCACGATACGAACGGGATGAGTCTCGCGAACACGCTCGCGGCGATGCAGTGTGGCGTCTCCCGGTTCGACGCCTCCGTCTGCGGGCTCGGCGGCGGGACCATCCTGCCCGGCGGCCTCGGGGACGTCGGCAACACGCCGACCGAAGACCTCGTCAACATGCTGCGGGACATGGCGATCGAGACCCGGACCGAGTTCGATCGACTGCTCGAGGTGGCCGACGACGTCGCGGATCGGCTCGATCTCGGAACGCCGAGCCACGCCCTGATGGGCGGCACGCGCGAGCAGGTGCTCGCGACGACGGACGACGAACCGAACTGACGACCACCCACACCAGCGACAGACACCACTATGACAGGACAAACGATAACGGAACAGATACTCTCGGAGAAGGCCGGACGGGACGTCACCGCGGGCGACTACGTCGAGGCTGCCGTCGACGAAATGATCGCCCACGACGTGACCGGCCCGCTGGCGATCGACGCGTTCGAGGACGTGACGGGCGAGGACGGCGACCTCGCCGCGCCCGACGACGTCGTCTTCACGCTCGACCACCACGCGCCGGCCGACGGCGTCGAAGCGGCGAACAACCACAACATCGTCAGGGAGTTCGCCCGAGCGTACGGCACGCACCAGTACGAGATCAACGACGGCATCTGCCACCAGGTGATGATCGAGGAGGGGTTCGTCGAACCCGGCGACCTCGTGATCGGCGCGGACTCGCACTCGACGACCTACGGCGGGCTTGGTGCGTTCGGCACCGGCGTCGGCTCGACGGACCTCGGCACCGCCTTCGCCACGGGCGAACTGTGGTTCCGCGTCCCCGAGACGCTCCGGTTCGAGGTCCACGGCGACCTGCCCGAGGGCGTCTACGCGAAGGACCTCATCCTGACGTTCATCGGCGACGTCGGCTTCGCCGGCGCGACGTACATGACCGCCGAGTACGCCGGGAGCGCGATCCAGGACCTGCCGATCCACCAGCGACTCGTCCTCGCGAACATGGCGATCGAGATGGGCGGCAAGGCCGGCATCGTCGAACCCGACGACCGCGTCGCGACCTACCTCGAGGAGCAGGCCGGACTCGACGTGTCGATCGATCCGGACCTCGCGTCGGACGACGACGCGACCTACGAGGCGGTCCACACCTACGAGGGGAGCGACCTCGCGCCGCAGGTGTCGAAGCCGTCGAACCCGGAGAACGCCGTCGACGTCGACGAGGTCGTGGGGACGCCGGTCGACCAGGTCTTCGTCGGGACCTGCACGAACGGCCGGTACGAGGACATCCGCACCGTCGCGGACGTGCTCGCCGGCGAGCGGGTCGCCCCCGGGACCCGGCTGATCGTCGTCCCGGCGTCGAAGGCCGTCTACGAGAAGTGCCTCGAGACGGGCGTCCTCGAGACGCTGGTCGACGCGGGCGCGACGTTCCAGAGCGCGGGCTGTGGCGCCTGTGCGGGCTACCACCAGGGCGTCCTCGGCGACGACGACGTCTGCCTGGCGACGGCGAACCGCAACTTCCCCGGGCGCGAGGGGTCGATGGAGAGTCGCGTCTACCTCGGGAGCCCCGCGACCGCGGGCGCGACGGCGCTGTACGGCGAGATCACCGATCCGCGGGAGGTCGAGACGCCGCGGTACGACGATCACGCGGTCGCCGACGCGGGGGTGGTCCGATGAGCGTCGAGGGCCCCGGCCGCGCGTGGGTGTTCGGCGACGACGTCGACACCGACCAGATCACGCCCTCGCGGTTCATCGTCTCGACCGACCCCGAGGAACTCGCCGACCACGCGTTCAACGACCTCCGGCCGGAGTTCTCGGCGAACGTCGCGGACGGCGAGTTCGTCGTCGCCGGCGAGAACTTCGGGAGCGGGTCCTCGCGTGAGCACGCGCCGCTGTCGCTGCTCGGCGCCGGCGTCGACGGCGTCGTCGCCCAGTCGTTCGCCCGGATCTTCTTCCGGAACGCGATCAACCTCGGACTGCCCGTCCTGATCTGTCCCGACGCCGATCGGATCGACGACGGCGACGAGATTTCGATCGATCTCGACGCGGGAACCGTGACGAATCACGAGACCGGCAAGGAGTACGACGCCGAACCGTTGCCGCCGTTCCTGCAGGACCTCGTCGACGGGGGCGGGCTGAAACCGTACACGAAACGAAAGCTCGGGACGGCCGAGTAACGCGGACACTCGGGACGGTCGAGTCGCGGTTTCGGCGACCGACTAACCGTACCGTTGCTCGAGGTCGCGCCAGCGATCGAGTCCGGTGACCTCGTCGCGGGTCTCCCACGTCGCGACCCTGTCGGTCAGGTCGCGCTCGTCGCCGGTCTCGACGAGGTGTTCGTAGACGTCCGCGAGCAGTTCGATCTTCGCCTTCTGGGCCGTCGTCGCGAACAGCATGCAGTCGTAGCCGAGTTCCGCGAGTCGGTCCGCCGGGAGCATCGGCGTCTTCCCACCGTAGGGAACGTTGACGACGAGGGGCACGTCCGCGAGTTCGTCGCCGATCCGTTCGAGGTGGGCTTCGGTTTCCGGCGCGTCGACGAACACCGCGTCGGCCCCGGCATCGACGTAGGCGCGGGAGCGATCGATCGCCGCGTCGATCCCTTCGACGGCGACGGCGTCGGTGCGGGCGACGACGACGAACGCGTCGTTCGCGCGGGCGTCACACGCCGCGCGGAGTTTCCCGCACATCTCCTCGATCGGGACGAGGGATTTGTCGTCGAAGTGGCCGCACTGCTTCGGCGCGTCCTGGTCCTCGACGTGAACGCCGGCGGCGCCCGCCCGTTCGAACTCCTGGACCGTCCGACGGACGGAGAGCGCGTTGCCGTAGCCGTCGTCGGCGTCCGCGAGCACCGGCCGGTCGACCGCGCCGGCGATCTGTCGAACCCGATCGACC is a window from the Halosolutus amylolyticus genome containing:
- a CDS encoding CaiB/BaiF CoA transferase family protein codes for the protein MTTDQPGPLDGLTVVEAGSMISGPTVGRFLADFGADVIKIEHPEHGDHIRNFGTQKDGIGMWHKYLSRNKRSVTLDVSSERGGTVFRDLVSEADVLIENFRPGTLERWNLGWETLSEENPGLVMLRMSGYGQTGPYAEKPGFGTLAEAMSGFAYVNGFEDREPLLPPTGLADNIAALYATFSVMFALYHRDVNGGSGQVVDVSLIEPIFNLIGPFPLSYDQTGEIARRSGNRSTSSAPRNVYRTKDDRWVALAASAQPLAMRTFDAIGRPDLKDDPRFEDNESRLENVEELDAIIQDWMADHTREEILETFEEHDATIAPVYNVADIMADEHYRAREAVVTVEDDDLGEAAVQNAIPKFSETPGDVEYLGPDLGEHNEEVLGGDLAYDDEVLAELEAEGVI
- a CDS encoding hydroxymethylglutaryl-CoA lyase, which codes for MDLPESATIVEMLPRDGFQRYPDFVPTDEKVALIDALSTTGVDEIEFTSFTHPKAVPGLRDADEVAARIDRHDDVCYRALVPNTVGMERAIEADVDKVNALVVISDAYRQKNQGMTLEENLAQIEAIVDLADGTDIEVEAGLGTSFFCPYEGEIPKERTLSVVDRVLEAGVDEVTLATTMGMADPRQVTAMLEALYDDHPDADVGLHLHDTNGMSLANTLAAMQCGVSRFDASVCGLGGGTILPGGLGDVGNTPTEDLVNMLRDMAIETRTEFDRLLEVADDVADRLDLGTPSHALMGGTREQVLATTDDEPN
- a CDS encoding 3-isopropylmalate dehydratase large subunit, which produces MTGQTITEQILSEKAGRDVTAGDYVEAAVDEMIAHDVTGPLAIDAFEDVTGEDGDLAAPDDVVFTLDHHAPADGVEAANNHNIVREFARAYGTHQYEINDGICHQVMIEEGFVEPGDLVIGADSHSTTYGGLGAFGTGVGSTDLGTAFATGELWFRVPETLRFEVHGDLPEGVYAKDLILTFIGDVGFAGATYMTAEYAGSAIQDLPIHQRLVLANMAIEMGGKAGIVEPDDRVATYLEEQAGLDVSIDPDLASDDDATYEAVHTYEGSDLAPQVSKPSNPENAVDVDEVVGTPVDQVFVGTCTNGRYEDIRTVADVLAGERVAPGTRLIVVPASKAVYEKCLETGVLETLVDAGATFQSAGCGACAGYHQGVLGDDDVCLATANRNFPGREGSMESRVYLGSPATAGATALYGEITDPREVETPRYDDHAVADAGVVR
- a CDS encoding 3-isopropylmalate dehydratase small subunit codes for the protein MSVEGPGRAWVFGDDVDTDQITPSRFIVSTDPEELADHAFNDLRPEFSANVADGEFVVAGENFGSGSSREHAPLSLLGAGVDGVVAQSFARIFFRNAINLGLPVLICPDADRIDDGDEISIDLDAGTVTNHETGKEYDAEPLPPFLQDLVDGGGLKPYTKRKLGTAE
- a CDS encoding isocitrate lyase/PEP mutase family protein is translated as MDSNATVLRRRLTDDEIVLAPGVSDALEGVLAERAGAEILYVSGNAVASSVHGGPDLGLTTMTETVDRVRQIAGAVDRPVLADADDGYGNALSVRRTVQEFERAGAAGVHVEDQDAPKQCGHFDDKSLVPIEEMCGKLRAACDARANDAFVVVARTDAVAVEGIDAAIDRSRAYVDAGADAVFVDAPETEAHLERIGDELADVPLVVNVPYGGKTPMLPADRLAELGYDCMLFATTAQKAKIELLADVYEHLVETGDERDLTDRVATWETRDEVTGLDRWRDLEQRYG